From one Actinomycetota bacterium genomic stretch:
- a CDS encoding primosome assembly protein PriA (binding of PriA to forked DNA starts the assembly of the primosome, also possesses 3'-5' helicase activity) produces the protein MTESELSLFPTPRKRVKAATPLAAELPVATVLIDNSLPHLDRLFDYSVPEKFSESAQPGVRVRVRFAGKLVDGFLIERLAESDHPGTLLPLSVVSDEQVLTPKLFDLVTQVAQRNAGVRWDVVRSAIPHRHARAEAQVGQVADSYPNPATELLNQYSGGQALLTRTVARQAPRAVMPTGADDPAKILTEYALTVANSNQGIIILVPDRTALDRVVAILQSAGCQLESLAVISADDGPELRYRNWLRALRGQARIVVGTRSAVFTPVPNLAAICIWDDWNETFLEPHAPYWHTREVAVLRSQLEETALLVLGSSPSIDAVALMPWLAAVSRPAEQARKSMARVRSALEEPYAMQAAVRIPELAFKVIATAVKLGPVLISVPRAGYAPRLACQKCRTLAICRECSGPLVQTGRSSAPTCRLCGHLDPTWQCIKCSLTELRATVIGSTRTAEELGRAFPGVPVRSSSADHIVRRIDSRPSIIVATPGAAPIAESGYQAAVLLDGNSMLARPDLRASEDTFAKWMECASLVRAEGEIVVVADAAHPAVQGLIRHDPLGFATRELSERAAVALAPAVRLAVLTGTQADIDDLMALTELPAQVQTRGPVPTPTGVRLLLSIDRAHGLDLACALKDASAVRSARKRGEPVNIRFDPYDL, from the coding sequence GTGACCGAGTCAGAACTTAGTTTGTTTCCGACCCCGCGTAAACGGGTTAAGGCGGCGACTCCGCTAGCTGCCGAGTTACCGGTGGCCACAGTTCTGATAGACAACTCTTTGCCACACCTCGATCGATTATTTGACTATTCGGTTCCCGAAAAATTTTCGGAAAGTGCCCAGCCTGGTGTACGGGTGCGAGTCCGATTCGCTGGAAAACTGGTCGACGGCTTTTTGATTGAGCGATTGGCCGAGTCAGATCATCCTGGGACTTTACTTCCGCTGTCGGTGGTTTCTGATGAGCAGGTTCTGACTCCAAAACTCTTTGACTTAGTAACCCAAGTTGCGCAGCGAAATGCTGGCGTGCGTTGGGATGTGGTACGTAGCGCCATCCCGCACCGCCATGCCCGAGCCGAAGCCCAGGTTGGTCAAGTGGCTGATTCCTACCCAAATCCAGCGACCGAATTACTTAATCAGTATTCAGGTGGGCAGGCATTGTTAACGCGCACAGTTGCTCGCCAAGCACCACGGGCAGTCATGCCTACAGGAGCAGATGATCCTGCCAAAATCCTCACTGAATACGCACTTACTGTCGCAAACAGCAATCAAGGCATCATCATTTTGGTGCCTGACCGGACAGCTCTTGATCGTGTAGTCGCCATACTTCAAAGTGCTGGCTGCCAACTCGAATCACTGGCAGTAATTTCAGCCGACGATGGTCCAGAACTTAGATATCGAAACTGGCTTCGGGCACTTAGGGGTCAAGCACGCATTGTCGTTGGGACGAGATCTGCGGTATTCACGCCAGTACCTAACTTGGCAGCAATCTGTATTTGGGACGACTGGAATGAAACCTTTTTAGAGCCACACGCTCCTTATTGGCACACTCGCGAAGTTGCAGTGCTCAGAAGTCAGCTGGAAGAGACCGCTCTCTTGGTACTGGGTAGCTCGCCTTCAATAGATGCAGTCGCTCTCATGCCCTGGTTAGCAGCAGTAAGTCGGCCGGCCGAACAGGCTCGTAAAAGCATGGCTCGAGTGCGCAGTGCCTTAGAAGAGCCATACGCCATGCAGGCAGCAGTACGGATTCCGGAACTCGCATTCAAAGTCATCGCTACCGCAGTCAAACTAGGGCCAGTCCTGATTTCAGTACCGCGTGCCGGTTACGCACCTCGCCTGGCCTGCCAAAAATGTCGCACCCTTGCAATTTGTCGAGAATGCAGCGGGCCTTTAGTGCAAACGGGGCGCTCAAGCGCACCTACCTGTCGACTCTGTGGGCATCTTGATCCAACATGGCAGTGCATAAAGTGTTCCCTAACGGAACTCAGGGCAACGGTAATTGGCAGCACGCGCACTGCTGAAGAGTTAGGTCGAGCATTTCCTGGCGTCCCTGTTCGCTCTTCATCGGCTGATCACATAGTTCGTCGAATCGATAGCCGGCCGAGCATCATTGTTGCCACGCCCGGAGCTGCTCCAATTGCCGAGTCTGGATATCAAGCAGCAGTTCTCCTCGATGGCAACTCCATGCTGGCTCGACCAGATTTACGGGCAAGCGAAGATACTTTTGCTAAGTGGATGGAATGCGCCTCATTAGTTCGTGCCGAAGGTGAAATTGTCGTTGTTGCGGACGCTGCACATCCTGCTGTTCAAGGATTGATTCGCCACGACCCACTTGGATTTGCCACCCGCGAATTGAGCGAGCGAGCTGCAGTCGCCCTTGCGCCTGCAGTACGGCTTGCTGTCTTAACTGGTACCCAGGCAGATATTGATGATCTAATGGCGCTTACCGAGCTTCCGGCTCAAGTCCAGACGCGCGGACCAGTGCCTACGCCAACTGGAGTGCGCCTACTCCTTTCTATTGATCGAGCACACGGGCTCGACTTAGCCTGTGCACTCAAGGATGCTTCAGCAGTTCGTAGTGCCCGTAAGCGCGGAGAGCCTGTGAACATCAGATTTGATCCGTACGATCTTTAG
- a CDS encoding methionyl-tRNA formyltransferase has protein sequence MRIAFAGTPEIAVPILTALTEAGHELAFVLTRPDAPAGRGRVLTESAVAAKSRELELRCYKTTDLTSLTEQIKEVECVVVVAFGALIPQTLLGLPKHGWINLHFSLLPQWRGAAPVQHAIKSGDDVTGVTAFQIDSGLDTGPILSSLATNIKPDETAGELLDRLALEGTGLINSTLAGLAQGKLFPVTQSSVGVSLAPKITKEDARIDWQMPALAIERHIRSVTPTPGAWTEFADERIRIFPVNLAPEITHLSPGQIVSSDGLVLVGTGSHAIALQQVQQAGRTAVSAMQWFSNQSGDFFS, from the coding sequence GTGCGCATCGCTTTTGCTGGGACTCCCGAAATTGCTGTTCCGATTCTTACTGCCTTGACTGAAGCGGGCCATGAGCTCGCCTTTGTGCTTACGCGCCCAGATGCACCGGCCGGCAGGGGACGAGTGCTCACAGAAAGTGCTGTTGCCGCCAAAAGTCGCGAACTTGAACTTCGCTGCTACAAAACTACTGATTTGACCTCCTTGACCGAGCAAATTAAAGAAGTTGAATGCGTTGTTGTGGTTGCTTTTGGTGCGCTGATTCCACAAACTCTTCTCGGGTTGCCAAAACATGGCTGGATAAATCTTCATTTCTCTTTGCTTCCACAGTGGCGAGGCGCAGCCCCCGTACAACACGCAATCAAGTCTGGTGACGACGTTACCGGTGTAACCGCCTTTCAAATTGATTCCGGCTTAGATACCGGACCAATCCTTAGTTCGTTAGCCACAAATATTAAGCCGGATGAGACAGCCGGTGAATTGCTGGATCGTCTTGCCCTTGAAGGCACAGGATTAATCAACTCAACTTTGGCTGGGTTAGCCCAGGGCAAGCTATTTCCGGTTACGCAGAGTTCAGTGGGAGTATCACTTGCGCCGAAAATTACTAAGGAAGATGCCCGCATTGATTGGCAAATGCCAGCATTGGCAATTGAGCGACACATTCGTTCGGTAACTCCAACACCAGGCGCATGGACTGAATTTGCCGATGAACGAATTCGCATTTTCCCGGTTAATTTAGCACCTGAAATAACTCACTTATCGCCTGGCCAAATAGTCTCAAGCGATGGTTTGGTGCTCGTTGGAACTGGTAGCCATGCAATCGCGCTCCAGCAAGTTCAGCAGGCTGGGCGAACTGCAGTTTCGGCTATGCAGTGGTTTAGCAATCAGTCTGGTGATTTCTTTTCATGA
- a CDS encoding riboflavin synthase produces MFTGIVEELGEVLAIKQLPDNALRLSIRGPLAVSDSQLGDSIAVNGVCLTAIEIRDDTFSADVMQETVQRTTIAKLEIGDQVNLERPITLATRLGGHLVQGHVDSVGTIVSRTKSENWDIVTIAADPTVLKYIVEKGSITVDGVSLTVSAITSLDFSVSLIPATLSKTTLGNRTVGESVNLEVDLVAKYIEKLVQR; encoded by the coding sequence ATGTTCACTGGGATTGTTGAAGAACTCGGGGAAGTTCTTGCAATAAAGCAGTTGCCAGACAATGCTCTGCGATTAAGTATCCGAGGCCCACTTGCAGTGAGCGACAGCCAACTCGGCGATTCAATTGCAGTCAATGGCGTTTGCTTAACTGCAATTGAAATCAGGGATGACACTTTCAGTGCCGATGTAATGCAGGAAACCGTTCAGCGTACAACTATCGCCAAACTTGAAATTGGCGACCAGGTAAATCTAGAACGTCCAATAACTCTGGCAACTAGATTAGGTGGACATCTGGTACAAGGCCATGTGGATAGCGTCGGAACTATTGTCAGCCGAACCAAATCAGAAAATTGGGATATTGTCACGATTGCCGCCGATCCCACAGTTCTCAAATACATCGTAGAAAAAGGTTCCATTACTGTTGACGGGGTCTCACTAACAGTAAGCGCAATTACATCTTTGGACTTTAGTGTTTCGCTAATTCCAGCGACTTTGTCGAAGACGACTCTAGGAAATAGAACGGTTGGCGAATCAGTAAATCTTGAAGTTGACTTGGTTGCCAAATACATTGAAAAGTTGGTCCAGCGATGA
- the def gene encoding peptide deformylase, with protein MGVQEIRLLGDPILATPALEVKTFDKELRNLIADLTSTMLEAGGAGLAAPQIGVSLRVFTYDVDDVIGHLINPVLTLSKETQDGEEGCLSIPGLAFDCIRAEHVIAHGFNMHGEPVVIEGSDLLARCLQHETDHLDGIVFIDRLDEQTRKEAMKAIRETDWFGQAPQIKLSPHPLTNGLL; from the coding sequence ATGGGAGTTCAGGAAATACGACTCTTGGGTGACCCAATTCTCGCCACGCCAGCTTTAGAAGTTAAAACTTTTGACAAAGAGTTACGCAATTTGATTGCTGATTTAACTAGCACCATGCTCGAAGCTGGTGGGGCTGGCCTAGCCGCGCCACAAATTGGCGTGTCGCTTCGAGTGTTTACCTACGATGTGGATGATGTGATTGGCCACCTGATCAATCCAGTACTAACACTTTCCAAAGAGACACAGGATGGCGAGGAGGGCTGCCTTTCTATCCCAGGCCTAGCCTTCGACTGCATTCGCGCTGAGCATGTAATCGCACATGGTTTCAATATGCACGGTGAACCAGTCGTAATTGAAGGAAGTGACTTGCTGGCTAGGTGTCTGCAACATGAAACTGACCATCTTGATGGCATTGTTTTTATTGATCGACTTGATGAACAAACTCGCAAAGAAGCCATGAAAGCAATCCGGGAAACTGATTGGTTCGGACAAGCGCCGCAAATAAAACTGAGCCCACATCCACTGACAAACGGACTGCTGTAA
- a CDS encoding bifunctional 3,4-dihydroxy-2-butanone-4-phosphate synthase/GTP cyclohydrolase II, with product MTRNFDSIDKAISEIAAGRAIVVVDDEDRENEGDLIFAASKATPELVGFMTRYTSGVICVAMEGAELDRLDLPPMTVVNEDRKGTAYAVSVDARNGITTGISAADRAHTIKVMCDSATEARDLTRPGHVFPLRAMPGGTLRRPGHTEAAVDLARMAGLTPAGVICEIVHDDGSMMRGDALREFADTHGLVLISIEDLIAYRRRTESQIQRVASALLPTEVGNFTAVGYRSIFDNIDHIALVMGEIGDGEEVLVRVHSECLTGDVLGSLRCDCGPQLHAAMRIVAQAGGGVVLYMRGHEGRGIGLLHKLRAYALQDQGANTVEANLALGLPADARDYGTGAQILADLGIKSMRLLTNNPTKRVGLDGYGLRITEQVPIEIEPNDYNLGYLRTKRDEMGHDLNLRESL from the coding sequence ATGACCAGGAATTTTGATTCCATTGATAAAGCCATCAGCGAAATTGCAGCAGGACGGGCGATTGTCGTTGTTGATGATGAAGATCGTGAAAATGAGGGCGATTTAATTTTTGCCGCAAGTAAAGCAACTCCAGAACTTGTTGGTTTTATGACTCGTTACACATCAGGCGTGATTTGTGTTGCTATGGAAGGCGCTGAACTTGATCGCCTGGATCTACCCCCGATGACCGTAGTTAATGAAGATCGCAAAGGCACCGCATATGCCGTCAGTGTTGATGCTCGCAACGGAATTACTACGGGAATTAGTGCAGCCGATCGAGCCCACACCATCAAAGTCATGTGTGATTCTGCTACCGAAGCTCGTGACTTAACCCGACCTGGCCACGTTTTTCCATTAAGAGCAATGCCAGGTGGCACATTGCGTCGTCCTGGTCACACTGAAGCAGCGGTTGATTTAGCCAGAATGGCCGGCCTAACCCCAGCAGGCGTTATTTGCGAAATTGTTCATGATGACGGATCCATGATGCGTGGCGATGCATTACGTGAGTTCGCCGATACCCATGGTTTGGTTTTGATTTCTATTGAAGATTTAATCGCTTATCGTCGACGCACCGAATCACAAATTCAGCGGGTCGCGAGTGCGCTGCTGCCAACTGAAGTTGGAAATTTCACTGCAGTTGGTTACCGGAGCATCTTTGACAACATTGACCACATTGCGCTGGTTATGGGTGAAATCGGCGATGGTGAAGAAGTTTTAGTTCGCGTGCACTCTGAATGTTTAACTGGAGATGTACTTGGTTCGCTACGTTGTGATTGTGGGCCGCAGCTGCATGCCGCTATGCGCATCGTTGCTCAGGCAGGAGGTGGCGTAGTACTTTACATGCGCGGCCATGAAGGGCGCGGGATTGGTCTGCTACATAAATTGCGGGCATATGCACTCCAGGATCAAGGTGCCAATACGGTCGAAGCAAACTTGGCCTTAGGCTTGCCAGCAGATGCTCGTGACTACGGCACCGGAGCGCAAATTCTTGCAGATCTGGGTATCAAATCGATGCGACTGCTCACAAATAATCCAACCAAACGGGTTGGATTAGACGGTTATGGACTTAGGATCACAGAGCAAGTGCCTATCGAGATCGAACCAAACGATTACAACCTTGGCTACTTGCGCACTAAGCGTGATGAAATGGGCCATGATCTGAATTTAAGGGAGTCCTTATGA
- a CDS encoding DNA-directed RNA polymerase subunit omega yields the protein MSAATAEGITNPPIDDLLEVADSKYALVIYAAKRARQINAYYSQLGEGLLEYVGPLVEAGNQEKPLSIALREINEGKLTIEAETAS from the coding sequence GTGTCCGCTGCCACTGCTGAAGGCATTACAAATCCACCAATTGACGACTTGCTTGAAGTCGCCGATTCGAAGTATGCCCTAGTTATATACGCAGCAAAGCGTGCTCGTCAGATCAATGCTTACTACTCGCAGCTCGGTGAAGGTCTGCTTGAGTATGTTGGACCACTTGTTGAGGCGGGCAATCAGGAAAAGCCGTTGTCAATCGCCCTTCGTGAAATTAATGAAGGCAAATTGACTATCGAAGCCGAGACTGCGTCCTAA
- a CDS encoding guanylate kinase — protein sequence MTTQLVVLSGPSGVGKSSVVQAALAQLPQTWLSVSVTTRAPRPGEVHGVNYLYISNAEFDQMLAGDELLEWAEFAGNRYGTPRQPVLERLSSDIPVLLEIEVQGAKQVRKNMPEAVLVFLVPPSWQDLESRLEGRGTETPEQVALRLEKAQDELDSADFFDYVITNDDVARAADELVSFLK from the coding sequence ATGACAACTCAGTTGGTCGTCCTGTCTGGTCCAAGTGGCGTTGGTAAAAGTTCAGTCGTTCAAGCCGCGTTAGCTCAACTCCCACAAACTTGGCTTTCTGTTTCGGTCACTACTCGCGCACCTCGACCAGGCGAAGTGCACGGTGTCAATTATCTCTACATCTCCAATGCCGAGTTTGATCAAATGTTGGCTGGTGACGAATTACTTGAGTGGGCAGAATTTGCTGGCAATCGCTACGGCACACCTCGCCAGCCCGTTCTAGAGCGATTATCGTCTGATATTCCGGTACTTCTGGAAATCGAAGTTCAGGGCGCTAAGCAAGTTCGAAAAAATATGCCCGAAGCAGTTTTAGTGTTTTTGGTGCCACCTTCTTGGCAAGATTTGGAATCGCGGCTCGAAGGCCGGGGGACCGAAACCCCAGAACAAGTGGCTCTGCGCCTTGAAAAAGCCCAAGATGAGTTGGATTCTGCCGATTTCTTTGACTATGTCATCACAAATGACGATGTCGCGCGGGCAGCCGACGAGTTGGTATCATTTCTAAAGTAG
- the coaBC gene encoding bifunctional phosphopantothenoylcysteine decarboxylase/phosphopantothenate--cysteine ligase CoaBC, with product MVVGVGGGIAAYKIAALVRLLTEAGHTVHVVPTAASLNFVGAATWEALSGNPVITDLWESVANVPHVQLGQQADLVIVAPATADLLSRASSGSANDVLTNVLLTATCPVVYAPAMHTEMWLNPATQTNVATLRARGATVIDPAVGRLTGSDSGVGRLPELADITTIALAVASKQTQDLSGKRIVITAGGTREYLDPVRFISNRSSGKQGIALATAAVSRGAKVTLIAANITEPIPSGVSVISVETGRELAHELYAQSRIADVVIMAAAISDFAPVQTNPTKIKKRPDQESITLEFNQTPDLLHSLTHQRDHSGTPKVVVGFAAETGDETGSVLEHARAKLLSKDCDLLVVNEVGHGLGFGTPENQVTILSKSTSEEIVVPRAPKLEIAHAILDALVAYQPR from the coding sequence ATCGTTGTCGGTGTCGGTGGCGGCATTGCTGCATACAAAATTGCCGCGTTAGTTCGCCTACTCACCGAAGCTGGTCACACTGTTCATGTCGTGCCAACTGCCGCATCTCTAAATTTCGTTGGCGCAGCTACTTGGGAGGCGCTATCTGGAAATCCTGTCATCACGGATTTGTGGGAGAGTGTTGCAAATGTTCCGCATGTTCAGCTTGGTCAGCAAGCCGATTTAGTTATCGTTGCTCCTGCTACTGCCGACCTGCTGTCTCGAGCTAGTTCTGGATCAGCAAATGATGTCTTAACAAATGTGCTGCTGACCGCGACTTGTCCCGTTGTATATGCCCCCGCGATGCACACGGAGATGTGGTTGAATCCAGCGACACAAACAAACGTTGCAACATTGCGGGCTCGTGGCGCTACGGTAATTGATCCAGCAGTTGGAAGACTAACTGGCAGTGATTCTGGCGTAGGTCGGTTGCCAGAGCTCGCAGATATCACCACCATTGCGCTGGCGGTTGCCAGCAAGCAAACTCAAGATTTAAGTGGCAAGCGAATTGTGATTACTGCTGGAGGTACTCGTGAGTACTTAGATCCAGTGAGATTTATTAGCAATCGATCATCTGGCAAACAAGGAATTGCACTAGCAACTGCAGCCGTTAGTCGCGGTGCAAAAGTTACTTTAATTGCCGCAAACATTACCGAGCCTATTCCGTCCGGTGTCTCGGTGATCTCGGTTGAAACAGGTCGTGAATTGGCACATGAACTTTATGCGCAAAGTCGCATAGCCGATGTGGTCATTATGGCGGCTGCCATTTCTGACTTTGCTCCTGTCCAGACCAATCCAACAAAAATTAAAAAGCGGCCAGACCAAGAGTCGATCACCCTAGAGTTCAATCAGACGCCAGACTTGCTACATTCACTTACACATCAACGCGATCATTCCGGAACACCTAAAGTTGTAGTTGGTTTTGCAGCTGAAACTGGTGACGAGACGGGCAGTGTGCTTGAGCATGCGCGAGCCAAACTCCTTAGTAAGGATTGCGATCTGCTGGTCGTCAACGAAGTAGGCCATGGTCTCGGGTTTGGCACACCCGAAAATCAGGTCACGATACTTAGTAAGAGCACTAGCGAAGAGATTGTGGTTCCTCGAGCACCTAAGCTGGAAATTGCTCACGCCATTCTTGATGCGTTAGTTGCCTACCAGCCACGCTGA
- the rpe gene encoding ribulose-phosphate 3-epimerase, producing MGLRISPSILSADFGQLTAECARVAAVADWIHVDVMDNHFVPNLTLGLPVVESLVKTVTTPIDCHLMIADPDRWAPGYAEVGAGSVTFHIEAAKSPKQIASDIRAQGARVGIALKPGTALEEYVDLLPHIDMLLIMTVEPGFGGQSFMADQMSKVRMARELIKAGDLSVWIQVDGGVSAATIQECADAGADTFVAGSAVYQSADPASVVSTLRELATAATNTSWWCAH from the coding sequence GTGGGTTTACGGATTTCGCCAAGCATTCTTTCTGCAGACTTTGGCCAATTGACCGCCGAGTGCGCGCGCGTGGCAGCAGTAGCCGACTGGATTCACGTCGATGTTATGGATAACCATTTTGTACCTAATCTGACGCTTGGTTTGCCGGTCGTTGAGTCGCTAGTCAAGACAGTTACCACACCGATTGACTGCCACCTAATGATTGCCGACCCTGATCGATGGGCGCCAGGCTATGCCGAGGTTGGAGCGGGCAGCGTCACCTTTCACATCGAAGCGGCAAAATCTCCTAAGCAGATTGCGAGCGACATTAGAGCTCAAGGCGCTCGCGTAGGCATTGCACTCAAGCCCGGAACTGCACTTGAAGAATATGTTGATTTGCTGCCACACATTGACATGCTGTTAATCATGACCGTTGAGCCAGGCTTTGGTGGACAGTCATTCATGGCTGACCAAATGAGCAAAGTGCGAATGGCCCGCGAACTCATCAAGGCAGGCGATTTATCCGTTTGGATTCAAGTCGATGGTGGAGTTTCGGCGGCAACCATTCAAGAATGTGCTGATGCCGGAGCCGACACTTTTGTTGCCGGATCTGCCGTCTATCAAAGTGCCGATCCAGCGTCGGTAGTTTCAACGCTAAGGGAGTTAGCAACTGCTGCCACAAATACTTCATGGTGGTGCGCACACTAA
- a CDS encoding methionine adenosyltransferase yields the protein MSGRLFTSESVTEGHPDKMADQISDAILDDLLNQDPTSRVAVETLLTTGQVHVAGEVTTEGYCDVMSIVREVVNSIGYDSSTKGFDGNSCGVSVSIGTQSPDIAQGVDDAFEERVSGSADPLDRQGAGDQGLMFGYACDDTPELMPLPITLAHRLAQRLTEVRKSGELAYLRPDGKTQVTIEYAENRPVRLETVVVSSQHSENVDLDKTLVPEIQKFVVEPILAEFDLASDDYKLLVNPTGKFVVGGPMGDAGLTGRKIIVDTYGGMARHGGGAFSGKDPSKVDRSAAYAMRWVAKNVVAAGLAKRCEVQVAYAIGKAQPVGVFVETFGTGTVSDEKIQQAIHKVFDLRPAAIIADLELLNTDVVKYRPTSAYGHFGRPGFTWERTNRATELSAAL from the coding sequence ATGTCAGGTCGTCTTTTCACTTCCGAATCCGTTACTGAAGGCCATCCAGACAAGATGGCAGATCAAATCTCAGATGCCATTCTTGATGACTTGTTGAACCAAGACCCAACAAGTCGAGTTGCCGTAGAGACACTGCTTACCACGGGCCAAGTTCACGTGGCAGGTGAAGTCACCACTGAAGGCTATTGCGACGTAATGAGTATTGTGCGCGAAGTGGTTAATTCGATTGGGTACGACTCGTCCACCAAAGGTTTTGATGGCAACTCTTGTGGAGTTTCAGTATCAATTGGCACGCAGTCACCAGATATTGCCCAAGGTGTTGACGATGCATTTGAAGAACGGGTTTCCGGATCTGCCGATCCGCTTGACCGACAAGGTGCAGGCGATCAAGGTCTGATGTTTGGCTACGCCTGCGACGACACCCCAGAATTGATGCCGCTACCAATTACCTTGGCGCACCGACTAGCGCAACGACTTACTGAGGTGCGAAAGTCAGGGGAGTTGGCCTACTTGCGACCAGATGGCAAAACTCAAGTCACTATTGAGTACGCCGAAAACCGCCCAGTTCGACTCGAAACAGTTGTCGTGTCCTCTCAGCACTCAGAGAATGTCGATCTAGATAAAACTCTGGTCCCAGAAATCCAGAAATTTGTTGTAGAGCCAATTTTGGCCGAGTTTGACTTAGCATCCGATGACTATAAGTTACTGGTGAATCCAACTGGCAAGTTTGTCGTTGGCGGACCAATGGGCGATGCTGGCTTAACTGGTCGCAAAATCATCGTTGACACCTACGGTGGGATGGCTCGTCATGGTGGCGGCGCATTCTCGGGCAAGGATCCATCCAAAGTCGATCGCTCAGCTGCTTATGCCATGCGCTGGGTGGCTAAGAATGTAGTTGCGGCCGGCCTAGCTAAGCGCTGCGAGGTGCAAGTCGCCTACGCAATTGGCAAAGCCCAGCCAGTTGGAGTATTTGTCGAAACCTTTGGAACCGGAACTGTTTCAGACGAGAAAATTCAGCAGGCCATTCACAAAGTATTTGATTTGCGTCCAGCTGCAATCATTGCTGATTTAGAACTTTTAAATACCGATGTCGTTAAGTATCGCCCAACATCAGCCTATGGACATTTTGGTCGTCCCGGCTTTACTTGGGAGCGCACCAATCGGGCAACAGAGTTATCCGCGGCGCTTTAA
- the ribD gene encoding bifunctional diaminohydroxyphosphoribosylaminopyrimidine deaminase/5-amino-6-(5-phosphoribosylamino)uracil reductase RibD has translation MVVRTLMSHEQFMAQAIDLAKQVDLSRDVNPSVGAIVVSTSGKVVGTGVHRGSGTDHAEVVALSAAGQSANGSTVYVTLEPCASSGKRPPCVDALISAGVSRVIYGQRDPNPKMAGGADLLKSAGLAIESSVLSDECESLNPSWTFAHEQGRPWVIWKTATTLDGFIGATDGTSQWITGEPAREYVQRIRATVGAIVTGTGTVLADNPHLTVRSLSAQDQPLRVVVGNRAIPDDSNVNKFPKPAVKSTADISDVIQQLWADYGIHRVLIEAGSGLSTSAWRAGLVDEVYWFQAPAIAGDGIKVLGDIGVKTMSDVRRFSQMTVNRVGLDLVVHFTTRQD, from the coding sequence ATGGTGGTGCGCACACTAATGTCGCATGAGCAATTCATGGCGCAAGCAATCGACTTAGCTAAACAAGTTGACCTGTCGCGGGATGTAAACCCGAGCGTTGGTGCCATAGTCGTTTCGACGTCTGGGAAAGTAGTTGGAACTGGGGTGCATCGCGGTTCAGGCACCGACCACGCTGAAGTAGTAGCCCTGAGTGCTGCTGGCCAAAGTGCTAATGGCTCAACTGTTTATGTAACTCTTGAACCATGTGCTAGTTCAGGGAAACGACCCCCTTGTGTTGATGCACTAATTTCCGCGGGTGTTTCCCGAGTGATTTATGGACAACGTGATCCAAATCCAAAAATGGCAGGTGGAGCAGACTTGCTTAAATCTGCTGGCCTGGCGATTGAATCATCGGTGCTTTCTGACGAATGTGAATCACTGAACCCTTCTTGGACTTTTGCACATGAACAAGGACGACCTTGGGTTATTTGGAAAACTGCAACCACACTTGATGGCTTTATCGGTGCCACCGATGGCACTAGTCAATGGATTACTGGCGAACCAGCCCGAGAATACGTGCAACGAATCCGAGCAACAGTAGGAGCGATTGTTACGGGAACTGGAACGGTGCTCGCCGACAATCCACACTTAACTGTTCGCTCACTTAGTGCTCAAGACCAGCCGCTTCGTGTAGTTGTTGGCAATAGGGCGATCCCAGATGATTCAAATGTCAATAAGTTTCCAAAGCCCGCAGTGAAATCAACAGCAGACATTTCGGATGTTATTCAGCAGTTGTGGGCAGACTATGGTATCCACCGAGTACTTATCGAGGCAGGATCTGGACTTTCAACTAGTGCGTGGCGAGCCGGGCTAGTTGATGAAGTGTACTGGTTTCAAGCCCCGGCAATCGCCGGTGATGGCATCAAAGTGCTGGGGGATATTGGCGTTAAAACAATGTCAGATGTTCGACGATTTTCCCAAATGACCGTTAATCGTGTTGGATTAGACCTAGTGGTTCATTTCACCACACGGCAGGATTAA